ggaacctgccgcggattggcttccaaagcagtttgagtccgcctattttaagcagacagctgatgtcacaggggttgtccaattctttctacagtctatggttgagaaacatttttcttagaagttctcataattttagatgttttcttttttttttttttcaaagatcagggaacctctgcccatctttacttctgaagGACCatgtctctctaaaatgctcagTCAGGTTATTAACCTACTGCCATTAGTCTGAAAAATGCTACTCCATCTGTTTTTCTTCagtacttttccagccttttgtgtcatgtccctacttttttagatgtgttgctgccatcaaatacaaaatgagcaacatttttaatgacacggtaaaatgtctcagtttcaatatcaaatatgttgtttatgttgtgaATAAATTAGGGTTCGTTCagtttttatgcacatttaaacagtgctccaacttttttagaatcgGGGTTGTTATTTTACTGCACAGTTCAGTTTTATTAGGTAGGATTCAACTGGCCTGTCTTAACTCGGTGATATTCACCCACTCTTCCTAGTAAAAGTGCTAAAAATGTGGTGAGAAATAGGGTACACTGTGGACTGttcaccagccaatcacagcgctgacatatagagacaaacacgCTCgaactcacacctacgggcaatttagaggcACCAAttaacaaaacaagcatgtctttggattgtgggaggaagccggagtacctggagagagcTGTGAAACAGAAATGTGTGGTCACATTGTTGTAATTTATTAATGGCAGAATGCATTAAATCAGTGAATGAGAACATTTAGAGCACTAGCTTGGCTCATCACTTAAAGTCGTGAGCTTCATGCTATGGTCACCATTCTTGTCATGAAGCTCTGTTGCTTTTTTCTTAGCTTTATAAGGCTGCTGCACTTTCCTTAaagttatttgttttataaaaagcAGAATATGTGATTCCAGATAAAGAATCATTTATGAAAATGCAGAGTTGATATTTATTACCATGTAGAATAGTGTATAAGGTGTTACAGGTTATAGAAAGGTTTGATTAGTTAGCCTGCAcgaacaaaatgtttaaatcagcAGGGTTCATTATAGCACCATTAttagtgtcccaacttttttgaattggggttgtaaaagGTGTTTCAATGAAGTATCAGTCTGGCATGTACAGGTGTACAAAACCaggcttttgttatttttctatttatatcAATTCCCATTGAAAGGTTTTAGTTCTTTTCTGCATTATTGTATTCAGTAGGTCACACTGACGGTGAAATAAGTTCCATAATGATATATTTCTGAGAGATgaacagtattggatttttgcagatttatgttgtgctgatatttacaaaatccTTTCGGCTGATATTGATATTCAAATGTCATTAAGATCTCAAACCTCACACTTcgcccaacatttacagctgatgaaggcaGATTCCTACAGCTGAAATAatcggatgtaaatattggcaggaATGTTCATATCCAATGATTCCGATATCATGCCGATGATATTGTGCACCCCTAATATTTTTACATcacaaaaatgtggcatttaaacAGTTATCTTTGTAGAGCCACTGTAAGGTAGGGCAGGAGTTCACAAACTTTCCAGCCCATgtcccccaaaataacagcaccagagaccgggacccccactgcTACTGGAGGTGTGCACAGCCATGCTTATTCATGGATAGATGTGTGCGGACTAGCCCACCTTTTAAGGATTTTTGAAAAAGATTACtttaatttcagcataaatctcagcagattaatatttttattttaacctcctgagacctgagcttttgtctgagatgcatttttagtttctttccCTTTTTGGAGATAAGTAGgatctgatcattttaaaagctcagcctcactttaaacaggaaataaattTCACCTGAAATGATCAATATCAACACAAATTCCCTGTGAAAAGTTCTTAtagatattttaaaagattAACAGAAAAAGTAcccaaaattttcttcaaaaattACTCATATGTTTCATTGAAACTTTATCATGAAgtctaaatttttatttaaaaaatcatctccAAAAATGTCATATAAATTtgtaaaaactttcaaaaaatcctccaaaaatgtcaaagtgaattccccaaaatgtacaGATAGATTCTTCAAGATtttatgaaaatgatggaaaatttgCCCCAACATCCttacaaattccctgaaatttctaTGAAATAATTAAAGGATGCACTTGTTTGGTAAACAAAGTAAAAAGTGGAATAATTCAACAAACAAACTTACTTAAGTGCTGAGGCAGCATGGACAGAGCGGGCTCAAGGACAAAGGGAGGCCGATAACCACACCCGTCTCTTAAATAACCTCTTGAGGCCCCTCCTCCCTGCTCTGCCATGATTGTCTCAGTGAGATTGaggatttgagatttttaacaatatctttaaatgtcaaagcaaattcctaaatattacaaatacatttcccaaatttgaaaaaacaaatgaaaatttccaaacatccaaacatatccccctcaaatataaaaattcccaaattcccatgaaaatattcattcaccttttaactttaaagctttaatgcagactctttcattttcagtcagctctccacgttttaccattttgaacaggaatgaggaatttcaaactgaattcacgcaaatttgagccggctcactgggcttctctgagaagtcataaattaatcaagcataacattcaaccaccaaaacgaatttttctgttcaggaatgcaagtaaataactataatttgacatattaaccaagaaatattaatgtgctttactattttgtttttttgtaaatcagtaaatttgcaaatccatggataacaataataattatattttagcattaaaaatatcatttgggttaaagagcttctacatattggtgtatgaaccattgcagaaacataaaaaatgattttggtaattaccagtgctgttaatttaaggcAGCTGTTATAACCCTtgctttgggtggtggtctaataaatttgttaaagggatacttcaacattttggcaaattcgtccattgccataatccctataatcttagtaataggtttgttaccttggtgaatgtgcaggtcacaacttgtccacgagagcgttttggagttgttggattgtgtattcgatgagtttgatgagggaaagccggaataccgtctgcttacattgagttggcacagcaggtccaaacttGGCAGCtgcaatctaaaaatagcttgcaccgacaactgaaggtaacaaacctattactaagactgtaggaattatggcaatgggcaagtttgccaaaatgttgaagtatccctttaagcactgtatatatatatatatatatatacccaAACTTTAATACTTGATAAAGTATTTCAAAGATATGTTCCCAAAAATCTCagtgaaaattcctgaaatgtCATTGTcaatttctcttatttttccaAGTGAATTACTTCAACTTTAAAGGACATTcttgaaaataataacaaaaattctcataatttaaattattaatatgTTGTAGGATAGCCAGAATGTAATGTCCTAatatgcagggtcttaggaggataAATTAAacctttatatatatatatatatatatatatatatatatatatatatttatatttatataaatacatatatatatatttatatatatagatagatagatagatatagatatagatatataaatttatttatttattttttatttttattttttaagattcatttttgggtctttattagacagaggagggcagtggatagccttggaaacagggatgagagtggggagagacatgtggcaaagggccacaggccgcccgcatacatgaGGCTCACCTTAAGCCACTGGACCATCAGCGTACCCCAACTTAAACCAAAATTTTCTACATATTTTCACAACAGTGGGAAAGAAAtatataatttctttttttttttccaagtgtgACCCCTCTTCTCAGTGTCTTCTGACTCCCCATGGGGTCTCAAACCCCattttgggaaccactgagttAGGGAAAGTCTGATGAAGGGTATTTATGCCCacttataaaatcaaacactgcTACACAATGGTGTGTTATTTTGAGCACAGTTGTAGTCGTCAGCCCAAAGTGAAGCTGACTCATGTGACATCACTCAAGGCACTCAATCTGATTGGTCTTAAGATGTAGACCTGCAAATAGTAACGCATAAAATATTCAATTATCATACTTGTTTTGTCTCTTAGAGTTCAAACACCCTATTCATGCACATTATAGTTCCGAGCCTATCAGAAGTATTGATTAGTATCAATAACCTCTTCTGATCCATAGGAACATCTCCCAACAGCGTCAGTGAGACTCCCATCATCCCCAGTGATCAGTCATGCTGGAGGTCGTTTCCCTTTAAATAGCCTAATTGCTGAGACCGTCAATGCTGCTGTGAGGAGGGGGCAGTCAgaggagaggatgaggagggggGAGATAACTCTGTCAGACTGACACATTTATCCACAGAGAGGAGACAGCGAGCAGAGGACATGCGTGTTTTCATCATGTAGAAACAGTCGGAGTCTTCTtcatcttcaaactttgcagcaGCATGtctcctgctctgctctgaccGAAAACACCGCTGACGCATCCGGATATCAGAGCACGTAATCAGGATGAAAACGCAGGTAAGCTCGCCAGCCTCACTGCATGAAGCTTTTAAAGAGAGCTGATAGATTAGATTTCCTTCCGCATCAATGATTCAGGCATGACCCTGCATGTATGCCTGTACGGGGATGAACTCTGATCCTGTAGACTCACATTTCACTGACAGTAGCGGTTTGATATTCTGGATGTGAGCAGTGAATATACCGGCATACAGCTGGGCAGAGCgcagtaaacaaacagcagacatgCGGTTGATTTCAGCTCCAAGGACACACGCTCCTCAGGCTGCTGCGTACTTTAAAAACCAGACGCTTCTGCCGGTGACTCAACAGAAAGCTGAACTGTGTCAATGCTCATTAAACCTGGACTCAGCTCTGTTATCAGCAGCAGTGCATCCAAAAAGGATCAAGCTAAAACCCAGCCAGTGTCAGGATGAGCTGGGAGGATGCTTGTGCAGCAGTTTATTACATTTGTTTTGTCTGCTTTCCCAGACACAACAAGGCCTTCCTGTAATAAAAGGGCAGTCCTGTCAGAAAAGATTAAACTCAGAGTAAAATGGCATTTAATCAGGTACTATACTGTCCATGCAGTTTTATTATGAAATAACAGAATTCAGGAGAACAGAGGTATGAGGTTAGAGGGTTTGATAATAAAGGGTTTATTTTCTCACCtgataaatgaaaaatttacattattttcttGAGTATTAGCTTTGATACCATGCAGCCCTATTtttatgtactgtatgtgtatgtattattttcttttcagtgcCCACATTGCTTTTCAAATTTCCTTGACGCTTTCACTGACTTGTCAGGGGAGGAAACAATGGGAGGACCATGAGAATGAAGAGACGTATTATTTACAAACTGAATGACAAAATGACAGAGGAAGTAACCACACACCACTTAGACCAAAAAAACAAGTCCAtaggctgaaaaaaaaagtattcccCACATTGAACGTTGTACcctattattgattttataaatcagttatagtcaatacaatttggccttttttgacaaaaaaaactaaaattgaataaaaatatgaaaaatattacataagtgactgcatagatattcacccccttcaagtcagtatttagtagatgcacctttggtgGCAAACACAGCACTGGACAGTgaaatttaactccattctttgcaaaactgctcaagctctgtcaggttgcacagggatcattCATAAACggcctttttcaagtccagccacaatttctctattggattgaggtctgggctttgactcggtcactctagaacattcaccttgttgtctgtaAACCGTTTTTGTGAATAAGATCGTCTTTTAATTTGCtccattcattttatcctcttccctaagccttccagggccggctgcatccccacagcatgatgctgccaccactgtgcttcacagtggggatggtgtgtttgtggtgatgtgtagtgtttggcGTCATACATAATAACTTCTCTGATGCCAAAAtgcaccattttgatctcatcaggcCAAAGAACTCTCTTACACTTGACCATGGAGACTCCAAAATGCCTTTTGGAAAACTCTAGTCCACATTTGacatgagttttcttcaacgttgtctttctctttgccactctcccctAAAGCTTTAACTGGTGAAAAAAAGCTTGAGTCTCTACCATCTCAGCTactaaagcttgtaactccttcagattAGTCATAGGTGGCCTCattcactagtctccttcttgcatggtcactcagtttgtgagaagGTTCTGATCCAAgcagatttgcacatgtgccGTATTCCTacaatttcttgatgatggattttactTAACTCCGGGGATTGTTCAGTGttgtggaatttttttgtatccatcccctgacctctacttttatgtaacattttttatgagtccagtgttcttttgtcttcatggtgtaatggtagccaggactaatgagtgactggaccttcagacacaggtgcctttatactacaatcacttgagacacattctctGCACTCATTTGATCCCTGtgtcactaattgtgagactactagcaacaattggctggacctctgttgagttaagtcagtcactttaaagtgggggaatattcatgcagtcatttattatacgttacatatttttgtttggttgTAGTCTTGCACCAAAAGTTCCCCAATTTCACATTTGATGCATCTCTAATTGAGATGTTACTACTTTATTTTCTTGAAGAGGAAGTCTGTTCTTTGTTTAGATTTAATAGCTTGTAACTTTGAaaaattttgtttgaaattaacTCTTCATTGGCTGATCTTTTACAGGAGCTGAAAATGGCGACTGCagacttcctcttcttcctgtttTGGATCTTCACAGCCTTCGATGCTGCTCTTGGATGCCCTGAGTTCTGTACCTGCACGGATAAATACAACCGCCACTTTGCTGATTGTTCCTACAAAAGACTGACTCAAGTCCCAGACGGTTTGCCTCCTAATGTATCCACTTTGAGTCTTTCGACCAACAAGATCAGCTTGATACCACTGGGGAGCTTCGATAGTGTCACTCTAGTAACGTCGCTGTGGATGGCCCACAATGAGATAGTCACCATCAAACAGGGAGCCCTCACGCCTCTGGTTCATCTGCGTAACTTTGATATCAGCAACAACAAGATTGTAGACTTTCCTTGGGAGGATCTGCAGAACCTCACCAGCCTGCAGCTGCTGAAGATGAACAACAACGAGATGTTCCACCTACCGAGGGATGCTTTCTCCAACCTTAAAGACCTGAGATCCCTCCGACTCAACGACAACAGATTCACAACCATAGTTGAAGGGACATTTGATGGTTTGGTGTTTTTGTCCCATTTGCAGATCTATAAAAATCCATATTCATGCACTTGCTCCCTCGACTGGCTCAGAGACTGGATTGCAACCACCGTGGTCGCAGTCTCAGATCAGAATTTGATCATTTGTGCATCTCCAGAAAAACTTAAAGGGGTGCCGATTGAAAAACTCCCTGAGTCAAAGTGCACCAGCCCAAAAGTTGCAATACAAACCACGCCAAATATGCGAAACACAGCTTTCCAAGAGGGCAGTTCTTTGGTCTTGACTTGTGAATTCACAGGAAACCCAAAACCGTTGGTGATTTGGAGCATTCTCAGCAAGAGCCAGAAGCAACAAGTGGCTCTGTCGTTCACAGAGGATGACTCAGCAGAGGCAGCGGAGGACTCCTTACTCCCTAATAATCCAGTTAAAATCTTCAATAATGGAACTCTTTTGATTTCAAACCTCAGGAGGAAAGACAGCGGCAACTACAGCTGCTCTGCCACGAATGAATTTGGAAGAGCCGAAGATTCGGTGTCACTGGACGTTGTTGATTCACCTAAACCAGCATCTACAAAACAAACTACTACAACAATTACCTACACAAAAACCCCACCATTTCTGCACAAGACAACAGGCAAAGTGTCCGTTTTTGATTCTGTAAGTCTTCCAGATTTAGAGAGTGAAGACTTCATTGACATTGTGCCGACTTTGGAGCCAACCGTGGAGATCCGTTCATCTGAAGAGGCAATGAAAAACCCATCCCATGCTAGCAAATGTGGCTTGACTGCTAACACAAGATACATTTCCAACCACGTCTTTAATGGGAGCCTGGAAGACATCAAGCAGTACACGTTTGACTTTGGCGTCATTGCATTAGGAGTATCAGAAACAGAGGCAACAGTGCGACTCAATCCCCTGCTCATACCAAGAGGAAGAGTCACCAACCGCGAAGCTGCAGACGCCACATCTGAAGGCTTTGACGATGACAGCGAAGAGCACAACGGCCTTTCAGACTCTTCAGAAAAAGTCCAGTCGAATGGTTTGTATCTGTGCGTCACCGCCGACCGCAAACACTCAGCCGTGCAGTGGTCGAGAATCAAAGAAGGTGTCAACACGTACGTCTTCAGCGATTTGCGCCCTGGCACCAACTACTCTCTGTGTTTGACCTACCAAAGCGAGGACTGTGAAGTGCAGGTCCTCTTCACCACCAGGAGGAGGGTACCCAACCTGCTCATCATCATCTCAGTCAGCATTTGTCTCCTCACCGTGTCCACCGTGCCTCTCCTGGGTGCGACGTGCTTCCATCTGGTTTATAAATACCGCAGCAAGACCTACAAGCTGATCCTGAAGGCTAAAGACCAGTACCACATGGAAAGGAACCTCACTGTGAATTTCAACACCCACGGGCATCACACCGACTCCCAGAGGAAGATCAACGGCAGCCAGCTGGacgaggaggagggggagacgGAGACAGAGAGCGGCGATGGAGAGAAAGAAGCCGATACTGAGGAAAGTGTCGTGACTGAGTCGTTTACGTTGTCTCAGTGCCGGGGGAATTTAGACAACTGTGAGGTAGGATCTGAGTACAGCGACAGGCTGCCTTTAGGAGCAGAAGCAGTCAATATTGGAAGTAACTAAAATATCCAAAGTGTTTCTGAAGCTATGTTTTGCATTTGTCATGTGAAAGCACTTAAAGGGAATGAAAGGGTTCTTTTTTAAGTTAGTGCCAATTATTTCAGTTGCATCAAGCTTGCAAAGGCAGCCCAGACATGCTGCATTGTTCCTCTGTCATCCGTCAAGACCCAAATGCTTTTTCTTGCTTTCAACCACTCCCTAAAGTGCAGCATTAACTGACCAGAAGGAACGCTCTTTGGCATCAGTGGAGGTTTTCTAGAGAAATGCTCTCAGTGAAAGCTGAATCAGGCATCGTTTACGCCACAGTAGCCTTGTTACTCTTACTTTAAATCATTGGTAGTTTCAGGGTTTGTACTTCTCTCTTCAGTGTAGGAAGTTTTCTGTCAATAATGCATgcacatctttaaaaaagccAGCATCTAGGAAAGAAGCTGGTTCCTCCaagtcaaaatgaaaatgactcATGGCTGTTTTCAAAGGATTGCAATCAAAGTTTCCAACTcttgtttcattaaaatgtccCTGGTGAAGTTCTTACCAAGACTATaatcttttatttataaattgTAGAGTTGAGGCAGTTTGTCTGCAGTGAGAACACAGTTAATCCAGCTTCAACAAATAACCGGTTGTCTCTCATCACACCCTTGTGGTATTAAAGGGAGCAGTAGTAATACAGCTACAGGGGAATTTATCCACATTGACAATCAAATATCAGCTCTCCCATCATCCATCATGGAGATTTTAATAAACTGTTCTTAAAAGTTTCTGAAGAGAATCTGAAGAGATGATCCCTTTCTTTacggctgcatggtggtgcagtggttgGCACTgtagcaagaaggttcctggtttgttCAGGGCCTttttgtgtggagtttgcatacGTTGGTTCTCTCCAGATACTCCGGCTtactcccaccaccaaagacatgctcgttaggttaattggtgactctaaattggccaaaggtgtgagtgtgagagtgcctggttgttcTTCTCCTGATGTCAGACGTGTGATTGAATGAGACCAGTCCCAGCTGGTATtggcctctcgcccagtgacagctgggataggctccagtccccctgtgaccccaaacaggataagcagtgtagaacaTGGATGGAGATCTTCCATTTGGTTTATTAAGAAGTGAGTTACAGTAATTAAACTTTGTATTTTAGTCCCCAATGCACATTAACAAAGTATATAGCAAAAAAGAGATAAGTAAGAGGCAGCATACAGTGATTATATAGATGCATAATATTTAACAGAAGACAGAGATGACCcgaataaatataaaatacagtttctaaatgatgattttatctattaaggaaaaaaagcacccaaacctacctggccctctGTGAAAACCTAATAAATGgttgtttgtgataactggaaATGAGTCTTTagcatcactgtggaggaattttgacccactcttctttgcagaagtGTTTTAATTCAGCTACATTAGAGGGTTTCCAGCATGAACCACATAATAAAAGTCTGCCCCAAGATTACTGGAGTAAAGCTGAAGGACCTGAGC
This sequence is a window from Cheilinus undulatus linkage group 1, ASM1832078v1, whole genome shotgun sequence. Protein-coding genes within it:
- the LOC121529026 gene encoding immunoglobulin superfamily containing leucine-rich repeat protein 2-like yields the protein MKTQELKMATADFLFFLFWIFTAFDAALGCPEFCTCTDKYNRHFADCSYKRLTQVPDGLPPNVSTLSLSTNKISLIPLGSFDSVTLVTSLWMAHNEIVTIKQGALTPLVHLRNFDISNNKIVDFPWEDLQNLTSLQLLKMNNNEMFHLPRDAFSNLKDLRSLRLNDNRFTTIVEGTFDGLVFLSHLQIYKNPYSCTCSLDWLRDWIATTVVAVSDQNLIICASPEKLKGVPIEKLPESKCTSPKVAIQTTPNMRNTAFQEGSSLVLTCEFTGNPKPLVIWSILSKSQKQQVALSFTEDDSAEAAEDSLLPNNPVKIFNNGTLLISNLRRKDSGNYSCSATNEFGRAEDSVSLDVVDSPKPASTKQTTTTITYTKTPPFLHKTTGKVSVFDSVSLPDLESEDFIDIVPTLEPTVEIRSSEEAMKNPSHASKCGLTANTRYISNHVFNGSLEDIKQYTFDFGVIALGVSETEATVRLNPLLIPRGRVTNREAADATSEGFDDDSEEHNGLSDSSEKVQSNGLYLCVTADRKHSAVQWSRIKEGVNTYVFSDLRPGTNYSLCLTYQSEDCEVQVLFTTRRRVPNLLIIISVSICLLTVSTVPLLGATCFHLVYKYRSKTYKLILKAKDQYHMERNLTVNFNTHGHHTDSQRKINGSQLDEEEGETETESGDGEKEADTEESVVTESFTLSQCRGNLDNCEVGSEYSDRLPLGAEAVNIGSN